A single Gemmatimonadota bacterium DNA region contains:
- a CDS encoding ABC transporter transmembrane domain-containing protein, with the protein MFLQIPGPYITKVLIDDVYPHKDYTLLIFILILGAVLSTGLGFTSLLSTYFARYVGVNMGLDFKSRFYSHIQSLDFSFFDNRQSGEIMSRSKDMDSSISSTIRMVNSVIINTLQLLIFPPILLYINWQLALISLAVLPFDTVLIMVSKKYLSRVSKEVTEASAELSAKYYESLSGIRTVQALGLEAAFYSKLTGLILSVSKLRIRSTHLSGGFGFIGSLVKTAGTLAYGWYGWTQVLNGNLSLGSYMAFSGYVGYLYGPIGNLIGLVGQVEMALVRINRFFEVYDLRPEIQDRPDMPVLPQVQGEIRFHEVCFSYQEDQPVLRGINLHIPAQATIALVGKSGSGKSTLAKLIPRFYDPQEGYVSIDGYDIRNYRLKSIRQQVGFAMQGST; encoded by the coding sequence ATGTTCTTGCAAATCCCAGGACCTTACATCACCAAGGTTTTGATCGATGACGTGTATCCCCACAAAGACTATACGCTCCTGATCTTTATTCTGATTTTGGGTGCTGTTCTCTCGACAGGGTTGGGATTTACAAGTCTATTAAGCACTTATTTCGCGCGTTACGTAGGTGTCAACATGGGGCTGGATTTCAAATCGCGATTCTATTCCCACATACAATCGCTGGACTTCAGCTTTTTTGACAACCGCCAGTCTGGTGAAATTATGTCCCGATCCAAAGATATGGATAGTTCTATCAGTAGCACCATCCGGATGGTGAACAGCGTGATTATAAACACGCTTCAGTTACTCATTTTTCCACCTATTTTGCTCTATATTAATTGGCAACTCGCATTGATCAGCCTGGCGGTGTTGCCTTTTGATACCGTATTGATTATGGTTTCAAAAAAATATCTCAGCAGGGTTTCTAAAGAAGTAACTGAAGCATCGGCTGAGTTATCGGCTAAGTATTATGAATCGCTTTCGGGCATTCGCACTGTGCAAGCACTGGGCCTGGAAGCTGCGTTTTATTCCAAGCTCACGGGCCTCATTCTGAGTGTATCCAAATTGCGAATCCGATCAACTCATTTAAGTGGTGGATTTGGATTTATAGGGTCGTTGGTGAAAACAGCAGGCACTTTGGCGTATGGCTGGTATGGTTGGACGCAAGTTCTGAATGGCAATCTTTCTCTGGGAAGTTATATGGCTTTTTCGGGATATGTGGGGTATCTCTACGGTCCAATTGGCAATCTTATCGGTCTTGTGGGGCAGGTTGAAATGGCATTGGTTCGTATCAATCGTTTTTTTGAGGTCTATGACCTGAGACCTGAAATCCAGGACCGTCCAGATATGCCCGTGTTGCCCCAGGTGCAAGGTGAGATCCGTTTTCACGAGGTGTGTTTTTCGTATCAAGAAGATCAACCCGTTTTGCGCGGCATCAACCTCCATATCCCGGCACAAGCCACCATTGCACTGGTCGGCAAGAGTGGCTCAGGTAAATCAACACTTGCTAAATTGATCCCAAGATTTTATGATCCGCAAGAGGGATATGTGTCTATTGATGGGTACGATATTCGAAATTATCGCTTGAAATCCATCCGACAGCAGGTTGGATTTGCCATGCAGGGCAGCACCT